The following coding sequences lie in one Haladaptatus sp. DJG-WS-42 genomic window:
- a CDS encoding ester cyclase — protein MADTKTIEMNKDVARKSLEALWGQDYDTIDDLCAPEYVGHDVTVEGDIMGPAGVKEYFKAIHSGLSDTSYTIDDIIAEGDRVVTRGTSQGTHSGELNGIPATNKRVTISDAVEFRIKDGKVVETWAIPDGLSLMQQVGMLPEQGS, from the coding sequence ATGGCAGATACAAAAACTATCGAGATGAACAAAGACGTTGCCCGCAAATCGCTCGAAGCGCTCTGGGGGCAGGACTACGACACAATAGACGACCTCTGTGCCCCCGAATACGTTGGCCACGACGTGACTGTCGAGGGCGATATCATGGGGCCAGCGGGTGTAAAAGAGTACTTCAAAGCAATACACTCTGGACTGTCTGATACGTCGTACACTATCGACGACATCATCGCAGAGGGCGACCGCGTCGTCACGCGCGGGACGAGTCAGGGAACGCACTCAGGCGAATTAAACGGCATCCCGGCGACGAACAAGCGAGTCACCATCAGCGACGCCGTCGAGTTCCGCATCAAGGACGGCAAAGTCGTCGAGACGTGGGCGATTCCAGACGGACTCTCGCTCATGCAACAGGTCGGCATGCTCCCCGAACAGGGCAGCTAA
- a CDS encoding DUF4129 domain-containing protein, with the protein MNRQHATLAAIALLSVLALSVAAANLDATADSSPGAGVGGSDIGVGPDEEFSFGGPAPPQPIDEAVSPFYRLLSKLLGILIVIGALVGIVVLYKDYGVKGPVLVFGVGIFLAVFMYYLLRAGGFSFPDGAGGFGSGDRISLPGGGTLGEVTNSVVAPQPAVSTPVAILLGLVLVLGIFAYTKSVRGDDDEEATVPGAPPVDVAELGAVAGRAARRIEQFDGEPENEVYRAWKAMTDHLDLPNPRTSTPSEFADAAVAAGMAREDVTELTRLFEDVRYGGETPTTEHETRAVNALKRIERTYGEDAP; encoded by the coding sequence GTGAACCGGCAGCACGCTACGCTTGCCGCCATCGCCCTCCTCTCTGTGCTCGCCCTCTCCGTCGCGGCTGCGAACTTAGACGCCACCGCAGACTCGTCGCCGGGTGCTGGCGTCGGCGGGAGCGACATCGGCGTCGGCCCGGACGAGGAGTTCTCCTTTGGCGGCCCCGCTCCACCCCAACCCATCGACGAAGCGGTCTCACCGTTCTATCGCCTCCTATCGAAACTGCTCGGCATTCTCATCGTCATCGGCGCACTCGTCGGCATCGTCGTCCTCTACAAAGACTACGGCGTCAAAGGCCCCGTACTCGTGTTCGGGGTCGGCATCTTTCTCGCCGTGTTCATGTACTACCTGCTCCGTGCGGGGGGCTTTTCGTTCCCAGATGGCGCTGGGGGTTTTGGCTCTGGCGACCGCATTTCGCTACCCGGCGGCGGCACGCTTGGCGAAGTGACGAACTCGGTGGTCGCCCCGCAACCAGCCGTCTCGACGCCAGTGGCCATCCTCCTCGGTCTCGTCCTTGTACTCGGTATTTTCGCGTACACAAAATCTGTCCGTGGTGATGACGACGAGGAAGCGACGGTTCCCGGCGCGCCGCCCGTTGACGTGGCAGAACTCGGCGCAGTTGCCGGTCGCGCTGCCCGCCGCATCGAACAGTTTGACGGCGAACCCGAAAACGAAGTGTACCGTGCGTGGAAGGCCATGACCGACCACCTCGACTTGCCAAACCCGCGAACGAGTACGCCATCTGAGTTCGCCGACGCGGCCGTCGCGGCCGGAATGGCACGCGAAGACGTGACCGAACTCACGCGGCTGTTCGAGGACGTACGCTACGGCGGCGAAACGCCCACCACGGAACACGAAACCCGCGCCGTGAACGCGCTCAAACGCATCGAACGTACCTACGGGGAGGATGCGCCATGA
- a CDS encoding DUF58 domain-containing protein — protein MRKHLRPDPDDLPDLGTVIDRQTGRWTGISVVAFFAGALGVLTNRPAVLLAGVLGIGFAAYAQLRTPPPVSLQVSRTVSNPTPDPGEEVEITTTVTNEGDGTLADLRLTDGVPAGVEVVDGSPRRATALKPGASVTLSYTVEAVRGSHPFRPLFALARNRPGTVERAVQVACESPLACVAPLPPVGTFPLRAQTSQYAGQVETDTGGSGIEFFATREYRPGDPLGRIDWNRKARTGRLSTLEFREERAATVVLLIDARDAAYVAPDEDADTAVTRSVDAAAHAFVSLLAQGDQVGVATLSPTPLWLGPRADGEHRARVREALSTHESLTATPPTGPFYPSVRVNQLRKQLPSHAQLVLISPMCDDYIASLARRFDAYGHLVTVLSPDPTATTTPGQRLARIERQTRLSNLRSVGIRVIDWPATESLPQTLAKATRRLAQ, from the coding sequence ATGCGTAAGCACTTACGCCCCGACCCGGACGACCTCCCAGACCTCGGAACGGTGATAGACCGACAGACTGGCCGGTGGACGGGCATCAGCGTCGTCGCCTTTTTCGCCGGTGCACTCGGTGTCCTCACGAATCGGCCCGCCGTGTTGCTCGCGGGCGTCCTTGGCATTGGTTTCGCCGCCTACGCCCAACTTCGAACCCCACCTCCCGTTTCGCTTCAGGTGTCACGAACCGTGTCGAATCCGACGCCCGACCCCGGCGAGGAGGTCGAGATTACGACGACCGTGACGAACGAGGGCGACGGCACGCTCGCAGACCTCAGGCTCACTGACGGCGTTCCGGCGGGCGTGGAGGTGGTCGATGGGTCGCCACGGCGGGCGACCGCGCTCAAACCCGGCGCGTCGGTAACCCTCTCCTACACGGTCGAAGCGGTGCGCGGAAGTCACCCGTTCCGGCCGCTGTTCGCGCTCGCACGGAATCGGCCCGGAACGGTCGAACGAGCCGTACAGGTGGCCTGCGAGTCGCCCCTCGCGTGCGTTGCGCCGTTGCCACCAGTGGGCACGTTTCCGCTTCGCGCCCAGACCTCACAGTACGCCGGGCAGGTCGAAACCGACACGGGCGGGTCGGGCATCGAGTTTTTCGCCACCCGCGAGTACCGCCCCGGTGACCCGCTCGGGCGCATCGACTGGAACCGAAAGGCACGCACAGGGCGGCTCTCGACGCTCGAATTTCGAGAAGAGCGGGCGGCAACCGTCGTGTTGCTCATCGACGCTCGTGACGCCGCATACGTCGCTCCGGACGAAGACGCCGACACAGCGGTCACGCGCAGCGTCGATGCTGCTGCTCACGCCTTCGTGTCGCTGCTCGCACAGGGCGACCAGGTCGGCGTGGCGACGCTCTCGCCAACGCCACTCTGGCTTGGCCCACGCGCTGATGGCGAACACCGCGCACGAGTCAGAGAAGCGCTTTCGACCCACGAATCGCTCACGGCGACGCCACCGACCGGCCCGTTCTATCCGTCGGTACGGGTGAACCAGCTTCGAAAACAGCTGCCGAGTCACGCACAGCTCGTCCTCATCTCTCCGATGTGCGACGACTACATCGCGTCGCTCGCGCGCCGCTTCGACGCCTACGGCCATCTCGTGACCGTGCTCAGCCCAGACCCCACGGCGACGACCACGCCGGGCCAACGGCTTGCGCGCATCGAGCGCCAAACACGACTGTCGAATCTGCGCTCGGTCGGGATTCGAGTCATCGACTGGCCCGCAACCGAATCGCTCCCCCAAACGCTCGCGAAGGCGACGCGGAGGCTCGCTCAATGA
- a CDS encoding cation-translocating P-type ATPase, which yields MIADSPAVSGHGHSRQQLSLSVPEMDCASCAGKISNALDDVAGVVEYDLHPTTGKAEVVYDPDETTSDAVFAAFDRAGYEVTNLAEATQPANEDSQSVWHSTRAKQTAVSGVLLAVALLFEFLFAGANTTVATVLTRPFVVSDLLFLAAIVVGGQVIVRNGYYSARNLNLDIDFLMSVAILAATGVTLAIPSVELFVEAGSLAVLFNVAELLERRSIERARTSLAELFSLAPETATVKHDGHTHERSVQELEVGDIVVVQPGAKIPTDGTIVDGESAVNQAPITGESVPVDKAPGDEVYAGTLNEAGYLEVEVTASADDNTLARIIDLVESAQEKQTKREQFVERFAGYYTPVVVTAALLTAAVPPLLFAAPWVEWFVRGIALLVIACPCAFVISTPVTVVSGVTSAARNGVLIKGGSHLEAMGEVETVAFDKTGTLTMGKLSVTDVIPLNGNTEADVLECAQGVESRSEHPIASAITAHADMEYTAEIEEFESLTGKGVRADLGGETHYAGKPALFEDLGFDLAHVHFTTSAGGLPAETKTLCERDGCLDLVTDTIPRLQAQGKTVVLVGTEDDIEGLIAVADTVRPEANAVVSALKGRGVRTVMLTGDNEGTAQAVAEQVGVDEYRASLLPEEKVDAVEELLAEYESVAMVGDGINDAPALATATVGIAMGAAGSATAIETADIALMADDISRLPYLYDLSHEANGVIRQNIWGSLAVKAILAVGIPLGFVSVVVAVLAGDVGMTTVVTGNAMRLSRIEPDDSALSEGV from the coding sequence ATGATAGCGGATTCGCCGGCGGTCTCGGGCCACGGGCACTCTCGTCAACAGCTCTCGCTCTCCGTTCCCGAGATGGACTGTGCGTCGTGCGCCGGAAAGATTAGTAACGCCCTCGACGACGTCGCGGGCGTCGTCGAGTACGACCTCCACCCTACGACCGGGAAGGCAGAAGTCGTCTACGACCCCGACGAAACGACGAGCGACGCCGTCTTCGCGGCCTTCGACCGCGCAGGCTACGAGGTGACGAACTTAGCCGAAGCCACCCAACCCGCGAACGAAGACAGCCAGTCGGTCTGGCACTCAACCCGCGCAAAACAGACGGCGGTGAGCGGTGTCCTTCTCGCGGTCGCACTGCTCTTCGAGTTTCTCTTTGCGGGCGCGAACACCACCGTCGCAACCGTCCTCACGCGACCGTTTGTCGTCTCTGACCTGCTGTTTCTCGCGGCCATCGTCGTTGGCGGCCAAGTCATCGTCCGCAACGGCTACTACTCGGCGCGAAATCTAAACCTCGACATCGACTTCCTGATGAGCGTCGCCATCCTCGCCGCGACCGGCGTCACGCTCGCCATTCCGTCGGTTGAATTGTTCGTCGAGGCCGGGTCGCTCGCCGTCCTATTCAACGTCGCAGAACTGCTCGAACGGCGCTCTATCGAACGCGCTCGCACCTCGCTTGCAGAACTGTTCTCGCTCGCCCCTGAGACAGCGACCGTCAAACACGACGGGCACACCCACGAGCGGTCGGTACAGGAACTTGAAGTCGGTGACATCGTCGTCGTCCAGCCGGGTGCAAAGATTCCGACCGACGGCACGATTGTAGACGGCGAAAGTGCGGTCAACCAAGCGCCCATCACGGGCGAGAGCGTGCCCGTCGATAAGGCACCGGGCGACGAAGTGTACGCGGGGACGCTCAACGAGGCGGGCTACCTCGAAGTCGAGGTGACGGCTTCGGCCGACGACAACACCCTCGCGCGCATCATCGACCTCGTAGAGAGCGCACAGGAAAAACAGACCAAACGCGAGCAGTTCGTCGAACGGTTTGCGGGTTACTATACGCCTGTTGTGGTGACAGCGGCCCTCCTCACGGCGGCCGTCCCGCCGCTGCTCTTCGCCGCGCCGTGGGTCGAGTGGTTCGTCCGCGGGATTGCCCTGCTCGTCATCGCGTGTCCGTGTGCGTTCGTCATCTCGACGCCCGTGACGGTCGTGTCGGGAGTGACGAGTGCTGCGCGCAACGGCGTGCTCATCAAAGGCGGCAGCCACCTCGAAGCGATGGGTGAGGTCGAAACCGTCGCCTTCGACAAGACGGGGACGCTCACGATGGGCAAACTCTCTGTCACCGACGTGATTCCGCTCAACGGTAACACCGAAGCCGACGTGCTCGAATGTGCGCAGGGCGTCGAATCGCGCAGCGAACACCCCATCGCCTCGGCCATCACCGCCCACGCGGACATGGAGTACACCGCGGAAATCGAGGAGTTCGAGAGCCTCACCGGGAAGGGCGTGCGCGCAGACCTCGGCGGCGAAACCCACTACGCCGGAAAGCCCGCGCTGTTCGAGGACTTGGGCTTCGACTTGGCGCACGTCCACTTCACGACGAGCGCAGGCGGCCTCCCCGCAGAAACGAAGACACTGTGCGAACGCGACGGCTGTCTCGACCTCGTCACAGACACCATCCCGCGCCTGCAAGCACAGGGGAAAACCGTCGTCCTCGTCGGCACCGAAGACGATATCGAGGGCCTCATCGCCGTAGCCGACACCGTCCGCCCCGAGGCAAACGCCGTCGTCTCGGCGCTCAAAGGCCGCGGCGTCCGCACGGTGATGCTCACCGGCGACAACGAAGGCACGGCACAGGCGGTCGCAGAACAGGTGGGCGTAGACGAGTACCGAGCAAGCCTCCTGCCCGAAGAAAAAGTCGATGCCGTCGAAGAACTCCTCGCGGAGTACGAGTCGGTGGCGATGGTCGGTGATGGCATCAACGACGCGCCCGCACTCGCCACCGCGACAGTGGGTATCGCCATGGGTGCGGCAGGCTCCGCGACGGCCATCGAAACTGCGGACATCGCGCTCATGGCCGACGACATCTCTCGGCTGCCCTACCTCTACGACCTCTCCCACGAAGCGAATGGCGTCATCCGTCAGAACATCTGGGGCAGCCTCGCGGTCAAAGCGATACTCGCCGTTGGCATCCCCCTCGGGTTCGTCTCCGTCGTCGTCGCCGTACTCGCGGGCGACGTGGGCATGACGACGGTCGTCACTGGAAACGCGATGCGACTCTCGAGAATCGAACCGGATGACAGCGCGCTGAGCGAAGGCGTCTGA
- a CDS encoding MoxR family ATPase: protein MNITEASAECEAVLDGVSTAVIANRDFLESVLMGIVGQGHVLIEDVPGTGKTLTARSFAKALGLSFSRIQFTPDLLPSDVTGTHVFNEGDRTFEFTEGPIFANVVLADEINRAPPKTQAALLEAMEEKQVTVDGDTHQLPDPFFVMATQNPIEQEGTFALPEAQVDRFAVKTAIGYPNEGGEFDLLKRRAARRVQSPSVERVLTTKRVRALQQAPENVHVEDDVLRYMVAIARETRADPRVRIGVSPRGTQRLFEAARARAVIVGREYVTPDDVKRIAPTVLAHRVVLTPDAKISDITKATVIDDVLDAVPVPTID from the coding sequence ATGAATATCACGGAGGCGAGCGCGGAGTGCGAAGCCGTCTTAGACGGCGTGAGCACGGCGGTCATCGCAAACCGCGACTTTCTCGAAAGCGTCCTCATGGGAATCGTCGGACAAGGGCACGTGCTCATCGAGGACGTGCCGGGGACGGGGAAGACCCTCACCGCCCGGAGCTTCGCAAAAGCACTCGGCCTCTCGTTTTCGCGCATCCAGTTTACCCCCGACCTCCTGCCCTCCGACGTGACCGGGACCCACGTCTTCAACGAAGGCGACCGGACCTTCGAGTTCACGGAAGGCCCTATCTTCGCGAACGTCGTGCTCGCAGACGAGATTAATCGCGCGCCGCCGAAGACCCAAGCCGCGTTGCTCGAAGCCATGGAGGAAAAACAGGTGACGGTCGATGGCGACACCCACCAGCTCCCCGACCCGTTTTTCGTGATGGCGACGCAGAACCCCATCGAGCAGGAAGGCACGTTCGCGCTCCCAGAGGCGCAGGTAGACCGTTTCGCCGTCAAGACCGCGATTGGCTACCCGAACGAAGGAGGCGAGTTCGACCTCCTGAAACGCCGTGCGGCCCGGCGCGTCCAGAGTCCCTCGGTCGAACGTGTCCTCACGACCAAGCGCGTTCGCGCACTCCAACAGGCCCCAGAAAACGTCCACGTCGAAGACGACGTTTTGCGCTACATGGTCGCCATCGCCCGCGAGACGCGCGCAGACCCGCGAGTCAGAATCGGCGTGTCACCCCGTGGGACACAGCGATTGTTCGAGGCGGCGCGCGCCCGGGCGGTCATCGTCGGCCGCGAGTACGTCACGCCTGACGACGTGAAGCGAATCGCCCCCACGGTGCTCGCCCACCGCGTCGTCCTCACGCCGGATGCGAAAATCAGCGACATCACGAAAGCGACCGTCATCGACGACGTGCTCGACGCCGTCCCCGTGCCGACAATCGACTAA
- a CDS encoding DMT family transporter, which translates to MSRKQTAALFALLGLLWGGSFVAIEIGLDFFPPILFAALRYYLAGAIMLGYAALTTDRWLPRRQTEWLIVGISGTFLIAGHHAFLYLGQRHVSGAIAAVIISLGPVLTTAFASVLLPSERLRPLGLVGLACGLLGVAIIANPDPQNLLTANVLGIATVFVASVCFALGAVLTRPIRSDFPVQSVQSWAMVLGAALLHAVSLARGESFVAIAWTQTAILSLAYLAVGSGAVAFFIYFDLLDRLGPVQINLIGYLEPVWATLLSFALFGTLIGARSVVGFVAIFCGFALVKREALLAGVGAVVSSVRTRTNS; encoded by the coding sequence GTGAGCCGAAAGCAGACCGCTGCGCTGTTCGCCCTCCTTGGCCTGCTCTGGGGTGGGTCGTTCGTCGCAATCGAAATCGGCCTCGACTTTTTCCCGCCCATCCTGTTTGCGGCCCTTCGCTACTACCTCGCGGGAGCCATCATGCTCGGCTACGCGGCGCTCACGACTGACCGCTGGCTGCCACGCCGTCAGACTGAGTGGCTGATTGTGGGTATCTCGGGGACGTTTCTGATTGCCGGGCATCACGCCTTTTTGTACCTCGGCCAGCGCCACGTCTCGGGGGCGATTGCGGCGGTCATCATCAGCCTCGGCCCCGTGTTGACGACGGCGTTCGCGAGCGTGTTGCTCCCCAGTGAACGCCTCCGCCCGCTCGGCCTCGTGGGGCTTGCTTGCGGACTGCTCGGCGTCGCTATCATCGCCAATCCAGACCCGCAGAACCTTCTGACGGCGAACGTTCTCGGCATCGCCACGGTGTTCGTCGCTTCTGTCTGTTTTGCCCTCGGTGCGGTCCTCACGCGCCCGATTCGGTCTGACTTTCCCGTCCAGTCGGTGCAGTCGTGGGCGATGGTGCTCGGTGCGGCGTTGCTCCACGCCGTGTCCCTCGCGCGCGGTGAGTCGTTCGTGGCCATCGCGTGGACGCAAACGGCGATTCTCTCGCTTGCCTACCTCGCGGTTGGCTCCGGCGCGGTGGCGTTTTTCATCTACTTCGACCTGTTAGACCGGCTTGGCCCGGTTCAAATCAACCTGATTGGCTACCTCGAACCGGTGTGGGCGACGCTGCTTAGCTTCGCCCTGTTCGGGACGCTCATCGGCGCGCGAAGTGTCGTCGGGTTCGTCGCCATTTTCTGTGGCTTTGCGCTCGTAAAGCGCGAGGCGTTGCTTGCGGGCGTCGGTGCGGTCGTCTCCAGCGTGCGAACGAGAACCAATTCTTGA
- a CDS encoding amidase family protein: protein MTDLCFTSAASLARQIRAGDRSPVEVTDAYLARIEGRNERTSAYVHLVGDDAREAAREAERAVSRGDDIGALHGLPVAIKDLLETAGIQTTFGSKPLAEYVPDEDALEVARVKQAGGIVLGKTNTSEFGHVAITDNELFGTSGTPYAPDYTSGGSSGGSAAAVADGLAPLALGSDAGGSIRIPASCCGIFGLKPSFGRVPHRSRPDGFIDAWPFVHSGPLTRTVEDAALAMDVLAGPDPEDPFSLPAHEGSYLSALDKPVSDLKVAYSPDMEAFTVADSVRAIADETAEKFEAAGMTVERADPAFAEFWDEVETAARTLFQARVSWTVEHSEEAFGVDLAEHGDDLSPAFGAMAHIGKKHSMLALSEANAVRTKVIDALADLFAEYDLLLTPTMGTPPFERGIYGPEEIDGDEIDPYTGWYLTLPFNLTGHPAASVPAGSVDGKPVGMQVVGRRHADDVVLAACRAFEEVAPWHAHRPPN from the coding sequence ATGACTGACCTGTGTTTCACATCTGCGGCGTCGCTGGCTCGACAAATTCGCGCAGGCGACCGTTCGCCAGTCGAGGTGACAGACGCCTATCTCGCCCGTATCGAGGGGCGAAACGAGCGCACGAGCGCCTACGTCCACCTCGTCGGCGACGACGCGCGCGAGGCGGCCCGCGAAGCCGAACGTGCCGTCTCTCGCGGCGACGACATCGGAGCCCTTCACGGACTGCCTGTCGCCATCAAAGATTTGTTGGAGACGGCAGGCATCCAGACGACCTTCGGGTCGAAACCGCTCGCGGAGTACGTCCCTGACGAGGATGCACTCGAAGTCGCGCGCGTGAAACAGGCAGGTGGTATCGTCCTCGGCAAGACGAACACCTCCGAGTTCGGCCACGTCGCCATCACCGACAACGAGCTGTTCGGCACGTCGGGGACGCCCTACGCGCCTGACTACACGTCAGGTGGCTCGTCGGGCGGGAGCGCCGCGGCCGTCGCAGACGGACTGGCCCCGCTCGCGCTCGGCTCTGACGCGGGTGGCTCGATTCGTATTCCGGCGTCGTGCTGTGGCATCTTCGGCCTCAAACCCTCCTTCGGGCGCGTGCCACATCGGAGTCGGCCAGACGGGTTCATCGACGCATGGCCGTTCGTCCACTCCGGGCCGCTTACGCGAACCGTCGAAGACGCCGCACTCGCGATGGACGTGCTCGCCGGGCCAGACCCCGAAGACCCCTTCTCGCTCCCGGCGCACGAGGGGAGCTATCTGTCCGCGCTCGACAAACCTGTCTCCGACCTAAAGGTCGCCTACTCGCCCGACATGGAGGCGTTCACCGTCGCAGACAGCGTGCGCGCGATTGCCGACGAGACGGCCGAGAAATTCGAAGCAGCCGGAATGACGGTCGAGCGTGCAGACCCAGCGTTTGCCGAGTTCTGGGACGAAGTTGAAACCGCCGCACGCACCCTGTTTCAGGCGCGAGTGTCGTGGACGGTCGAACATTCAGAAGAGGCCTTTGGCGTCGACCTTGCCGAACACGGAGACGACTTGAGTCCGGCGTTCGGCGCGATGGCACACATCGGGAAGAAACACTCGATGCTGGCGCTCAGCGAGGCGAATGCGGTTCGGACGAAGGTGATCGATGCACTTGCCGACCTCTTTGCTGAGTACGACCTGCTTCTCACGCCGACGATGGGGACGCCGCCGTTCGAGCGCGGTATCTACGGTCCCGAGGAAATCGACGGCGATGAGATTGACCCGTACACGGGCTGGTATCTCACCCTCCCGTTCAACCTGACGGGTCACCCGGCGGCGTCGGTTCCGGCGGGCTCAGTCGATGGCAAGCCGGTCGGGATGCAGGTGGTGGGCCGTCGGCACGCAGACGACGTGGTGCTCGCGGCGTGTCGGGCGTTCGAGGAGGTCGCGCCGTGGCACGCCCACCGGCCGCCGAACTAA
- a CDS encoding metal ABC transporter substrate-binding protein, translated as MTDSQRRTTGLLTRRQALASGAGLLTAGLAGCTSGGATAGGGADSGDDDGPVVAASFFSFFDFARKIAADTPVQVKNLVPTGLHGHGWEPNASVTKDIIEADVFLNVGENFQPWADRAIQTLKDDNVETALINAREGVELVDLAASLDPEEEGVGQGRGQDPHFWLDPQRAKTSVDNIRDGFVENFPDHEDTFTENAETYKTDVLDRIDADYQAVFDAAERKVVQLAAHNAFQYIGVRYGVEMRPLVVNLAASGDVKPSDITEAKDVIEEHDIKYIGAGVFETRKPAEQLLAETPVEAYYPVTPYAGVREDWVAENWGYEEIAYNINMPTFEVVLGNKTPAEVGLDGWNDEWRNFE; from the coding sequence ATGACTGATTCGCAGCGACGGACGACCGGACTGTTGACGCGCCGACAAGCTCTCGCTTCCGGAGCTGGACTACTGACAGCAGGACTCGCTGGCTGCACCTCGGGCGGGGCAACCGCTGGTGGCGGCGCTGATTCTGGCGACGATGACGGACCGGTCGTCGCGGCGTCGTTCTTCAGTTTCTTCGACTTCGCTCGGAAAATTGCCGCTGACACGCCGGTGCAGGTGAAAAATCTGGTTCCGACCGGGCTCCACGGCCACGGGTGGGAACCGAACGCGAGCGTCACGAAAGACATCATCGAAGCGGACGTCTTCCTCAACGTCGGCGAAAACTTCCAGCCGTGGGCCGACCGCGCGATTCAGACGCTCAAAGACGACAACGTCGAGACGGCGCTCATCAACGCCCGCGAAGGCGTCGAACTCGTGGACCTCGCCGCCAGCTTAGACCCCGAAGAAGAGGGCGTCGGCCAAGGCCGCGGGCAAGACCCGCACTTTTGGCTCGACCCACAACGGGCGAAAACGTCGGTCGATAACATCCGGGATGGCTTCGTCGAGAACTTCCCCGACCACGAAGACACCTTCACCGAGAACGCAGAGACGTACAAAACCGACGTGCTCGACCGCATCGATGCCGACTACCAAGCTGTCTTCGACGCCGCAGAGCGCAAAGTCGTCCAGTTGGCGGCACACAACGCCTTCCAGTACATCGGCGTGCGCTACGGCGTCGAGATGCGCCCGCTCGTCGTGAACCTCGCCGCGAGTGGCGACGTGAAACCGAGCGACATCACGGAAGCGAAAGACGTCATCGAGGAACACGACATCAAGTACATCGGCGCGGGCGTCTTCGAGACGCGAAAGCCCGCAGAGCAACTGCTCGCTGAGACGCCGGTCGAAGCCTACTACCCGGTCACGCCATACGCGGGCGTCCGCGAGGACTGGGTCGCAGAGAACTGGGGCTACGAGGAAATCGCGTACAACATCAACATGCCCACCTTCGAAGTCGTCCTCGGGAACAAAACGCCCGCAGAAGTCGGCCTCGACGGGTGGAACGACGAATGGAGGAATTTCGAATGA
- a CDS encoding PHP domain-containing protein: MADTISVRIDPHVHSEGSYDGREPVELILEHASQIGLDGVVITDHDTIEESRKAAELAPDYGLIGIPGVEVSTKAGHLLALGVDERPPKGEPFADTVSRIRDLGGVAITPHPFQRTRHGVRKRNLTDCDGIEVYNSMLFTGYRNRRAEKFANRRDYPKVGASDAHYLPNIGRAVTEIHVDEADVSFTEETIDGDRLIEAMRDGDTTIHGKRTPIHKSARQYAIGASKKSLYLLTSQLSFLPTFPASME, encoded by the coding sequence ATGGCGGACACCATCTCCGTTCGTATCGACCCGCACGTCCATTCGGAGGGGTCCTACGACGGTCGAGAACCAGTCGAGCTGATTCTCGAACACGCGAGTCAAATCGGGCTTGACGGCGTGGTCATCACCGACCACGACACGATAGAAGAGTCACGGAAAGCCGCCGAATTGGCCCCCGACTACGGCCTCATTGGTATCCCCGGTGTCGAAGTTTCGACGAAGGCGGGTCATCTGCTCGCACTCGGCGTCGACGAGCGTCCTCCGAAGGGCGAACCGTTCGCAGACACCGTCTCCCGCATCCGCGACCTCGGCGGCGTCGCCATCACACCCCACCCCTTCCAACGCACCCGCCACGGCGTGCGCAAACGCAACCTCACCGACTGCGACGGCATCGAGGTGTACAACTCCATGCTGTTCACCGGCTACCGCAATCGTCGCGCCGAGAAGTTCGCAAACCGGCGCGACTACCCGAAAGTCGGCGCGAGCGACGCCCACTATCTCCCGAACATCGGCCGCGCCGTCACGGAGATTCACGTAGACGAAGCCGACGTGTCGTTCACCGAGGAGACCATAGACGGTGACCGCCTCATCGAAGCGATGCGAGACGGCGATACCACGATTCACGGCAAGCGAACGCCGATTCACAAGAGTGCCCGCCAGTACGCGATTGGCGCGAGCAAGAAGTCGCTGTATCTCCTGACCTCGCAGTTGTCGTTTTTGCCGACGTTCCCGGCATCGATGGAGTGA